A region of the Culex quinquefasciatus strain JHB chromosome 1, VPISU_Cqui_1.0_pri_paternal, whole genome shotgun sequence genome:
ATCTTACCGCGCACGGTGAAGTGAGCCAAGAATCCCAGCGGATCGAACGTGCTCATAACCGTACTCAACGATTGTCGCTTCGTCGGGTGCCCACCGTGCATGTCCAGAGCGGAGGAGAACGTAAACACATCCTGATGTTGCTTCCAATACAGGCCGAGCACGCGCTCCGTTGTGCTTCCCTTGTCCAGCTGAAGATTCTTCTCCGAGGCCGAATCGTTATCCCCGACCCGTGCGAGAACCGCTTCGGAGTTGGACAACCAGTTCCGCAGGTGGAACCCGCCCATGGAGTGGACGTGTTTGACCTCCAGAGCTAATTTCACCGCTTCCTCCTCGTTGTCCGCGCTGTCGAGATAGTCGTCCACATAGTGTTTACGCAGGATGGCTTCGGCGGCGGCTGGGAACTGCTCGGCGTGCTCTGCGGCGTTTAGGTTCTTGACAAACTGTGCGGAACAGGGCGAGCACGTCGAACCAAATGTGGCTACATCCATCAAGAAGATGTCCGGTTCCAGCGAGGGGTTCTCGCGCCAAAGCAGTCGCTGCGCGTGGCGATCTTCCTTCCGGATCTGCACCTGGTGGAACATCTCCTTGATATCGGCACACAGGGCGATCTGCCGCTCCCGGAAGCCAAAAAGGACTGCCAGCAGGGTGGTTAGAAGATCCGGACCCTTCAGGAGCATGGTGTTTAACGATATCCCGTCAACCTTGGCAGCGGCGTCGCAAAAGATACGCACCTTCGATGGCTTCTTTGGGTTGAGCGCGACTCCGAGAGGGAGATACCACACGCGCCGCGGGTCAGCTTCCTTAAGCTCGTCTTCCGTGGCCTTGTGGATGTACCCCTTTTCTTGGTACTCGTTCATTTGACGCAGCACGCTCTCGCCGATCACCGGGTCGCTTCGAATGCGCCGCTCGAGGCACTGCAGTCTCCGTACGGCCATCCCGTAGCTGTCAGGAAACTCGAAGTGGTCGAACTTCCAGAGGAGACCCGTCTCGAAACGCTGTCCAACTCGTGTGGTGGTCTCTTGCAGGATTCGGTTCGCGCGCTGCACTTCCTCTGACTCCGGACACGGCACTGCAGTGATTCCCAGGCTCTCGATGGAAAAGAAACGTGCCACGAGATCGTGTAGGGGGTCTTCACTGTGGCATTCGCAGATGTTGAAGGTGCGGACAAGCTTTTCTGGTCGGTCCGGATTCGTTCCGTAGATCGTCCAGCCCAAACGAGTCTTCGCAGCGACCGGCTCACCCGGTTTCCCTTCTCGGATTCGTAAAGTCGCCGTGACGTGCACGTTGTCGTTGCCGATCAAAATGCACGGCGTAGCCCGGTCGTAGTCGTCCACCGGAAGTCCTTTCAGGTACGGGTGGGCGTCTACCAGCGTCGAATACCGTAAGCTCTGCCTCGGTAGATCCAGCTTGCTGACCGTTCGCACATCGGAAATCGTGTGCTTCGCACCACCTCTTCCACCAGAAATCTGCAAAGTGACCCGCTGTGACTCTGCTTCCGTCCTCTTCATATTCGCCGTCCATTGTAGACACAGCGGAAGATGTTCGCCTTCGACTCCCAGCTGCCTCACTACTTCCTCTTCAATCAGCGTACTCTCAGACCCGTCGTCCAAGAAGGCGTACACTTGAACTGAGCGATTGTTGGCGTGCAGCGTCACCGGCAGGACTCGGAACAGTGTGGTCTTTCCCGAGAAATGGTGATTGGTGGCCACCTTGGACCCGGAAGCCAGTTCTTCTTCCTTGTTCTGCTTGGCATCCTTTCTTTCCGGCTTTGAGTGCAGAAGAGGGTGGTGTTTCAGCTGGCATCCATTTTCCTCACATCGCTTGCTCAGCTTGCAGGGCCGCCGGCCGTGAGCACCGAGACAGCAGCGACAGAGTTCGTGCTGTTCGATGGCTTTCCAGCGATCGTCGACACTCTTCTTGGCGAACTCCGGACAATCCTTAACCCGATGCTTCGGGTCTTTGCAGACTAGGCAGGCTGGGCCCCCGGAGTTGTTTTGCTTGACCTCGACTTTCTTCGCTGGAGTTTTCGGCGAGGAACACTTTTCCGCGGCATGTGCTCCGCAGAAGTGTTTCTCCTTACCGCCTTTCTCCTGCCTATCACGGTGTTCCGAAGGTTTCGGTACATTGTACGGCGTGACATCCGTCGCGGCCCGGACCAGGGTGTTCATGTAATGAGCGAAAGTGAGCACGTTTACGATCGCAAAGCGGTTTTTGTAAAGTGACCAGTCCAGCTTCATGTTGTCCGGCAACTTTTCCACCATCTCGAACAGCAGCGTGGGATTGTTCAGATGAGCATCCTGTCCCGTATCCTCCAAGTGATCGCTCAAGCTCTGCACCACCATTCCGAACGCGATAAGAGTTTCTAGTCGGTTCGGTTTCGGTCCAGGAGTCGACCGAAGTTTCTGCAACAGCGTCTGGATCAATAGTTCCGGGCGGCCGTACAGAGTCTCGAGTGTGGCGAGGACATGTGGAACGGATGCCGGAAGTCGAAGGCGACCTACCACCATCTCCCGCGCGTGTCCTTCTAGACAGTCCTGCAGCCGCGCTAAGTTCTCTGCATCGGAGTAGCCGCACGTCTGGGTCGAGTTGTTGTAGCAGCTGACGAAAAGTGGCCAATCCTCGGGATTACCGCTAAACTTGGGCAACCCTCTCGGCATCACATGCCTTGCGGCCAGCTGTTGCGGCGTTGGCCCCAATACTGGCGGAATTGGTGGTTGCTCCTGTTCAGGTTGGTATTCTGGCGCGTTGTCTGGCGGCGCGTTGTCTGGCGGCGCGGGCTCCGGATTCCTCTGCGGATTTGGCGGCACTGGCTCCGGATCCCTCTGTGGGTTTGGCGGCACCGGTGCTGGTTCGGGTGCTGGTGTTGGCCCAGGAGGGCGAATTCTTGGCACTGGCGGACGTGGAAACGGGAACGGCGGTCGTGGTTGGAAACCCGGCGGATACGGACCTTGCGGACGCGGGAACGGGCCTTGCGGACGCGGGAATGGGCCTTGCGGACGCGGGAACGGCCCAGGTGGGCGTGGCGTTGGTTCTGGCGGCTGCGGCCTTGGTGCCGGGGGAACAGGCGGCGGTGGATACGGAGGCAACGATTCCGGCCTAGGTGTCGGGTTCACTCCTGGCGATCCTGTCGTCGTTCCATTGTTTTCATTTGCCTTTAAACCACTCGCGTTGTTTACTTGGTAGCTGCTGACACTCCCGTAGACCATTCCAGATTGACTTTGACGGACCGTCAGGGTCTTTTGGTACAACAGGGAATTGGAAAACGGAAAGGGCGTTGAGTGAGTCAGGTGAGCAGAACCTGTCAAAGCGCTACCGTGGCTTGGGCCGGCTTGTTGCCAGTTGGTGTACCCGGGGTTATCATACGGGTCTACCTCGTAAATGGTTCCCAAAGTGCTCGACGTTCTGTCGATCATTCCACCCAATCCCACTTCGAGTGTTGACTGATCCAGCGAAATGCCTTGGAGAGCCCGTCCCAGGACGTCTTGCCCGGCTGATTCGTCGTATTGACCAGCAGTGTTATTGTTCGCACCTTGCTCGGTCAGCGTTGACGTTCGAGCGGCAAACTGTTGCTGCTTTTGCCACTGTTCCACTTTGCTTTTGCTGCTTTGCTCCGACCCGACGCTACGATCATCCGCGACCTCATCGTCCAGCTCTTCCTCCCGTGCCCGAAAGGTTTCCTCTAAGATGGTTTGTTCGATCTCCAGTTTGGCGCGATCGATTTCCGCCTCCTGCTGCAACTTCTCCTGCTCATGCCGAATCTGCTGCTCTCGACGTGCCTGCTCCAGATGCTTTTCCATGAGGAGCTTTTGGGCCTCGAGTTTCTCCAGACGTAGGCGAGCCCTCCGCGCCCGTGCGTCGGAGGTGGATGACGTTCCAGAGCTGGCCTTAGAGGATGGCTTCTTCCCTTTGGGAACGGTAAACGAAGGGTTTTGGCAGCGAGGACAGGTGAATGAGCGCTCCGCGACAGGAACTGTCTCGTCGACGCCGGCGCAGCAAGTGTGCCACCAGGTTAGGCAGTGGGCACAGTTCACCATGTCCGTGGTGTCCGGCCAGAAGCAGGCCTGGCAGTGAAATCCCCACTCTGCGGTCGGTACATGGGCCATATCGACATCAATCTTTTAGATTATGTTGCGAGAGAATGTGCAGCTCTTTTGAGCACGACACCGGTGAGATGTTGGTGTAATAGCACGCtaaaagctgcaaaattttattaattaaatGCGCAATGTTTAACAAATTCATCTTACATTGGTCTGCTTCTCAAGTGTTTGCAACTGATTCGACACCCTGTACCTGTACCAGCACGCGAAGCCTGTGATAatagtttttaagtttagtttgcatgttcattagggtggtccaaatccggacttttttggggctaccccctgaaatcaaagattgacccatcactaggctaaattccaaatttgagctcattctgaccacgggaacccctccctccaatcgcttaaagtttgtatggtaaaaatcgtcaaaatgtatggagaaaagcaactgttttacttttttacctgtggaaggcgccataattatccgattcttaccatttctcaaatgtagaaccttcattaaatttagaacaactttcccgaagacacaatatttttaggattttttcccgcgaagttattagcgcccaaaactgaccatttttgcgcggccagctgtaaggggctacctaacaacgatgtttatttccaattcgtatacgcacgtgctctctctcaggttcaaactctctcactagcttgctcgcctgcctgcctgcctgtttacctacaagcgcgcgctgtttctctgcttggacttttgtcgtcgtcgtcgttttcgtttgctatccgctgcgctgcgtttctggcatttttattataattttcaactaaaatagcaggattgttttgagatatgtttagcatataatttcttaaattatgtcaaaaataaaaaaaaaactgcgctgaaaaaaatagtttaaagaaaagacagcttaggctcaattaaaaaaatacagcaaatgtcatgagaacagggtttgtttgtttttccaagcactacacgcagtttttcgtatatgctaaagaaacatgataatgattcaattatttgaaaaaaatcttcaggtaattcaggttgttcctttaggtagtttgctttaacaaaaatatactttagtacaaatcagaacaaatcaaggcaattttacaattattgctgcaaattttcattcatattctctaaaattatttttttattctttctggaaatttctttctgtgttcctagaccacctgcaacaaatattgcaactgtttatcattttttgtcagtttacctgtaaatttttcgtttcaggaaacatctctttctgcacaatcgttaacaaccttcagatcttgcagttgcggccttcctttaagatactcttttggattcagtttttaaaaaaatctaaagaaaattccttccttttttatctaaaaaatacttcatggtatttcttgtaacaaaagcagataaattaaaatccaaaacgtttgcaattaggtttggatcagaacagatgaagattcatggatgaactaattcatcaaatttgtattatCTCTCAAacgctcttataatatgatatctattgttgtgtttttttttcgttttgttgttcacatattacattt
Encoded here:
- the LOC6039618 gene encoding uncharacterized protein LOC6039618, which produces MAHVPTAEWGFHCQACFWPDTTDMVNCAHCLTWWHTCCAGVDETVPVAERSFTCPRCQNPSFTVPKGKKPSSKASSGTSSTSDARARRARLRLEKLEAQKLLMEKHLEQARREQQIRHEQEKLQQEAEIDRAKLEIEQTILEETFRAREEELDDEVADDRSVGSEQSSKSKVEQWQKQQQFAARTSTLTEQGANNNTAGQYDESAGQDVLGRALQGISLDQSTLEVGLGGMIDRTSSTLGTIYEVDPYDNPGYTNWQQAGPSHGSALTGSAHLTHSTPFPFSNSLLYQKTLTVRQSQSGMVYGSVSSYQVNNASGLKANENNGTTTGSPGVNPTPRPESLPPYPPPPVPPAPRPQPPEPTPRPPGPFPRPQGPFPRPQGPFPRPQGPYPPGFQPRPPFPFPRPPVPRIRPPGPTPAPEPAPVPPNPQRDPEPVPPNPQRNPEPAPPDNAPPDNAPEYQPEQEQPPIPPVLGPTPQQLAARHVMPRGLPKFSGNPEDWPLFVSCYNNSTQTCGYSDAENLARLQDCLEGHAREMVVGRLRLPASVPHVLATLETLYGRPELLIQTLLQKLRSTPGPKPNRLETLIAFGMVVQSLSDHLEDTGQDAHLNNPTLLFEMVEKLPDNMKLDWSLYKNRFAIVNVLTFAHYMNTLVRAATDVTPYNVPKPSEHRDRQEKGGKEKHFCGAHAAEKCSSPKTPAKKVEVKQNNSGGPACLVCKDPKHRVKDCPEFAKKSVDDRWKAIEQHELCRCCLGAHGRRPCKLSKRCEENGCQLKHHPLLHSKPERKDAKQNKEEELASGSKVATNHHFSGKTTLFRVLPVTLHANNRSVQVYAFLDDGSESTLIEEEVVRQLGVEGEHLPLCLQWTANMKRTEAESQRVTLQISGGRGGAKHTISDVRTVSKLDLPRQSLRYSTLVDAHPYLKGLPVDDYDRATPCILIGNDNVHVTATLRIREGKPGEPVAAKTRLGWTIYGTNPDRPEKLVRTFNICECHSEDPLHDLVARFFSIESLGITAVPCPESEEVQRANRILQETTTRVGQRFETGLLWKFDHFEFPDSYGMAVRRLQCLERRIRSDPVIGESVLRQMNEYQEKGYIHKATEDELKEADPRRVWYLPLGVALNPKKPSKVRIFCDAAAKVDGISLNTMLLKGPDLLTTLLAVLFGFRERQIALCADIKEMFHQVQIRKEDRHAQRLLWRENPSLEPDIFLMDVATFGSTCSPCSAQFVKNLNAAEHAEQFPAAAEAILRKHYVDDYLDSADNEEEAVKLALEVKHVHSMGGFHLRNWLSNSEAVLARVGDNDSASEKNLQLDKGSTTERVLGLYWKQHQDVFTFSSALDMHGGHPTKRQSLSTVMSTFDPLGFLAHFTVRGKILIQALWRAKTQWDQRIPDKMCVRWTQWTDQFKFLEQIRIPRCYFPRRSVKDIKTLQLHIFVDASEDAFSCVAYFRAEFEDGIEVALVGGKSKVAPLKALSIPRLELMAAVIGVRLMNTIIFGHSLRIDKTIFWCDSKTVLAWINSDHRNYRQFVACRVGEIMSKTMPHQWRWIPSKENVADDATKWGKSFCLSPDSRWFKGPWFLYHPEDQWPVDITPSLQEPAEELRACLVHREAVATHNVEWDRFSQWVRLLRTLARVHRFAENLRRKLKKEQLLSGPLRQEELAAAENTIWRWVQSDAFPDEVATLAAARADPEKRFNLESTSKIRKLSPFMDDAGVVRMESRIVAADFVPFDTRYPIIMPKDHTATKLLIDWYHRKYLHGNCETVVNELRQRFHVPNLRTAARKAKNDCLLCQLKAKVPVVPRMAPLPAARLKAFERPFSYVGVDYFGPVAVRVNRTTAKRWVALFTCLTTRAVHLEVVHSLSAESCKMSFRRLIARRGAPVEIYSDCGTNFVGSSNELQKEMKVVEEKLAETFTNATTKWVFNPPASPHMGGAWRDSCVR